GTGAGCTATTATGATGAACTTGTAAAATGGAAAGATTTTGATTTTGAAAATTATTTTTCTAGTGTTACAGATGAAGATATAAGGGAAAGTATAGGAAAAGATAAACTGGGAGTATATGATTATTTAAACCTTCTTTCCCCTAAAGCACAAAACCATCTGGAAGAAATGGCAGTAAAAGCTGCAAAACTTACAAGGCAGCATTTTGGAAATGTAATAGGGCTGTATCTTCCTATATATGTTTCTAATTACTGTACAAGTAACTGTATTTACTGTGGGTTTTCAAAAAAAAACCTTATAAAAAGAAGACATATGAAATTTGAAGAAATAGAACATGAAGCACAGGAAATAGCTAAAACAGGAATAGGAAATATACTTCTTCTTACAGGAGAGGCAAAGGGGTTAGTAGATAAAGAATATCTTAAAGGTGGAATAGATATATTAAAAAAATATTTTTCCTCTGTTTCGATAGAAGTGATGCCTCTAGATGAAGAGGACTATAAATATTTAGCAGAAGATGGATTAGATGGACTTACAGTATATCAGGAGACATATGATGAAGTAAGATATGAACAGGTACATCTTTCTGGGGAAAAGAGAAATTTTAAATATCGTTTAGATACACCTGAGAGAGGAGCAAAGGCAGGAATCAGAACTATTGGAATAGGGGCTCTTCTTGGACTGGGAGGAATCAGGAGTGATGCTTTTAAGACAGGACTTCATCTGAAATATCTTATGGAAAATTATCCCAACAGTGAATTCAGTATATCTTTTCCAAGAGTAAATGAAGCAGAGGGAAATCTGAAAGACAGCTATGCTGTAGATGATTTGACTTTTGTACAGATACTCCTTGCTAACAGAATATTTCAGCCAAAAGCTGGGATAACTCTTTCAACTAGAGAAAGTGTTGTAATGAGAGATAATATTGTAGCTCTGGGAGTAACAAAATTTTCAGCTGGCTCAAAAACAGAAGTGGGAGGTTATTCTCATGAAAATGAGTCTACTGCCCAATTTGATATAAGTGATAATAGAAATGTCGAGGAAATAGTAAAGGCTATAAGAGGAAGAGGGCTGGAAGTAGTATATAAAGACTGGGAGACATTAGTATGAAGATAGGAATAGCTGGAAGTGGCGGAATAGGCTCTAATGTAGCTGTACATCTTGTGAGATTAGGAGTAAAAGAACTAAAATTTGGCGACTTTGATGTTATTGAAGAATCTAATCTCAACAGACAGTTTTATTTTAAAGATCAGATAGGAAAATATAAAGCAGAGATGTTATATGAAAATCTGAAAAGGATAAATCCTGATGGAGATTTTCAATATGATATTATTAAATTTGAAAGGGAGAATATAAAAGAATTTTTTCAAGACTGTGATATAATAATAGAAGGTTTTGATAAAAAAGAGTATAAAAGTATGCTTGTAGAGGAATTATACCCAATGGGAAAAATTATAATATCTGCTTCAGGAATAGCCAGTCATGACTGTAGGGAAATTCAAATTAAAGAGGCAGGAAAAAATTTATATGTAGTAGGAGATTTTCAAAAAGATATTTCCAATTATAAAACATATTCTCATAAGGTATCCGTAGTGTCTGCCATCATGGCAGAAATAGCATTAAAAAGAGGTGGATATATTGAGGAATAGAATAGATATACCAAAAGGGCTCTACGGAATAACAGGAGATAATTTTGCCAATGGAAAGAGTAATTATCAATGTGTAGAGGAAATGATAAAAGGCGGAATCAAAATAATTCAATATAGAGATAAGAAAAAAAGCTCTAAAGAAAAGGTTGAAGAAGTAAAAGCAATAAGAGAACTTTGCAGAAAAAATAATGTATTTTTTATAGTAAATGATGATGTAGCTATTGCTATGCTTGTAGATGCTGACGGGGTGCATGTAGGACAGGATGATATGAAACCAGATGATGTAAGAAAACTTATAGGTGTGGATAAAATAATAGGTTTATCTACTCATTCAGAGGAACAGGGAATAGCAGCATATAATAATGAAAATGTAGATTATATTGGGGTAGGACCCATATTTCCTACTACTACAAAAGATACAGCTCCAGTGGGATTGGAATATTTAGAATTTGCTGTAAGGAATCTTCATCTGCCTTTTATAGCCATAGGCGGAATAAAAGATTATAATATAGATGAAATAATAAATAGAGGAGCTCAAAGAATATGTCTTGTGAGTGATATTCTTGGTGCAGAGAATATATGTAAAAAAATTATAAGCCTAAATAATAAAATTTTGAAAAAGTAATTATCATTTAATTTGATTTTGAGGACATATTTTTCTCTTTATTATAAGTTTGATATATTATTTCAATAGGTCAAGCCTCTTGACAATTACTTAATTAAGTATTAGAGTATAGTAAGAAATAATAAATTAACTTTAAGAAGAGAGGGATTTTGTGCTGAAGATATATGACGATATAATGGGCAAAACAAATTCTAGTTTTGCATATAAAATATTGAAAGAGAATATACTTAGACTTGATTTAAAGCCAGGAGCGGAGCTTCGTGAAATTGATTTATTTCATTCTCTTAATATGAGCCGTACACCTATCAGGGAAGCACTTATTCTTTTAAAACATGATGGACTAATAGAAACCCTTCCTCAAAGTGGAACTTTTGTTACTAAAATAGATAAAGAAAAATTTGAAGATGGAAGAATGTTAAGAATTTGTGTAGAAGAGAAAATGATACAATTAGCTTGTGATAATTTTTCACAAGATTATCTAAGAAGATTAGAAGATAATCTTGCAAAGCAGAAATTTATTCTTGATACAACTAGAGATTATGTAGAATTTCATAAATTAGATGTGGAGTTTCATCAAGTAATATTTGAAGGAGTTGGATATAGAGATTTATTTAAAGTAACTACAGATAATTTTTTTGATTATCAGAGAGTCAGAGTTTTAAATTCATCAAATAAGATAAAGGATAATTTTATTCAGGAAAGTCATTTAAAAATATTAGACATTATTAAAAATAAGAAGAAAGATAAAGTTCATGAATTGCTTAATGAACATTTTTCAAGATTGCCAGCAAAACTTGAACATTTCATTGAAGAATATCCATTTTATTTTAAATAAAA
This Fusobacterium sp. DNA region includes the following protein-coding sequences:
- the thiH gene encoding 2-iminoacetate synthase ThiH → MSYYDELVKWKDFDFENYFSSVTDEDIRESIGKDKLGVYDYLNLLSPKAQNHLEEMAVKAAKLTRQHFGNVIGLYLPIYVSNYCTSNCIYCGFSKKNLIKRRHMKFEEIEHEAQEIAKTGIGNILLLTGEAKGLVDKEYLKGGIDILKKYFSSVSIEVMPLDEEDYKYLAEDGLDGLTVYQETYDEVRYEQVHLSGEKRNFKYRLDTPERGAKAGIRTIGIGALLGLGGIRSDAFKTGLHLKYLMENYPNSEFSISFPRVNEAEGNLKDSYAVDDLTFVQILLANRIFQPKAGITLSTRESVVMRDNIVALGVTKFSAGSKTEVGGYSHENESTAQFDISDNRNVEEIVKAIRGRGLEVVYKDWETLV
- the thiF gene encoding sulfur carrier protein ThiS adenylyltransferase ThiF, which encodes MKIGIAGSGGIGSNVAVHLVRLGVKELKFGDFDVIEESNLNRQFYFKDQIGKYKAEMLYENLKRINPDGDFQYDIIKFERENIKEFFQDCDIIIEGFDKKEYKSMLVEELYPMGKIIISASGIASHDCREIQIKEAGKNLYVVGDFQKDISNYKTYSHKVSVVSAIMAEIALKRGGYIEE
- the thiE gene encoding thiamine phosphate synthase gives rise to the protein MRNRIDIPKGLYGITGDNFANGKSNYQCVEEMIKGGIKIIQYRDKKKSSKEKVEEVKAIRELCRKNNVFFIVNDDVAIAMLVDADGVHVGQDDMKPDDVRKLIGVDKIIGLSTHSEEQGIAAYNNENVDYIGVGPIFPTTTKDTAPVGLEYLEFAVRNLHLPFIAIGGIKDYNIDEIINRGAQRICLVSDILGAENICKKIISLNNKILKK
- a CDS encoding GntR family transcriptional regulator, which codes for MLKIYDDIMGKTNSSFAYKILKENILRLDLKPGAELREIDLFHSLNMSRTPIREALILLKHDGLIETLPQSGTFVTKIDKEKFEDGRMLRICVEEKMIQLACDNFSQDYLRRLEDNLAKQKFILDTTRDYVEFHKLDVEFHQVIFEGVGYRDLFKVTTDNFFDYQRVRVLNSSNKIKDNFIQESHLKILDIIKNKKKDKVHELLNEHFSRLPAKLEHFIEEYPFYFK